In Lysobacter luteus, a single window of DNA contains:
- a CDS encoding CYTH domain-containing protein has translation MAIEIERKFLVVGDAWRAAAHKVVPMAQGYLNDLAALNLPDGSAGAMKASVRVRIAGDAAFLNLKSRELGHTRQEFDYAIPVDDARALLALSVGGLVDKRRHYVHHDGHLWEVDEFLGDNAGLVVAEIELCRADEPFSRPAWLGREVTDEPRYYNLALATRPYARWTAAEQHR, from the coding sequence ATGGCCATCGAGATCGAACGCAAGTTCCTGGTCGTCGGTGACGCGTGGCGCGCCGCCGCGCACAAGGTGGTGCCGATGGCGCAGGGCTACCTCAACGATCTGGCCGCGTTGAACCTGCCGGACGGCAGTGCGGGGGCGATGAAGGCCTCGGTGCGGGTACGGATCGCCGGGGATGCCGCCTTCCTCAACCTCAAGTCACGCGAGCTCGGCCACACCCGGCAGGAGTTCGACTACGCGATCCCGGTCGACGACGCCCGCGCGCTGCTGGCCCTGTCCGTGGGTGGACTGGTGGACAAGCGACGGCACTACGTGCACCACGACGGCCACCTGTGGGAGGTGGACGAGTTCCTCGGCGACAACGCGGGGCTGGTGGTCGCCGAGATCGAACTCTGCCGGGCCGACGAGCCGTTCTCGCGACCGGCCTGGTTGGGCCGGGAGGTCACGGACGAGCCGCGCTACTACAACCTCGCGCTGGCGACCCGGCCCTACGCCCGGTGGACGGCGGCCGAGCAGCACCGCTAG
- the nagZ gene encoding beta-N-acetylhexosaminidase produces MLVIGVAGTELTAQERDWLQHDACAGVILFTRNFASKAQVAELSQAIREAAPRPQLVCVDQEGGRVQRFREGYSALPPLEGFGRHYAQDPAKALELGEQHAWLMASEIRASGVDLSFAPVVDLGRGNRAIGDRAFSEDPQVVAEFTRAYVRGMHAAGMAATLKHFPGHGSVLEDTHFDDAVDPRPLDEIRALDLVPFVAGIEANADAVMMAHVVYPEVAPEPAGYSKRWIEDILRAEMGFRGVVFSDDIGMAAAFSAGGIKQRVDLHLDAGCDVVLVCHPELVEESLKAVQDRPLNTMALAGLIGRGPMGWDGLLADARYGDTRGRLEGLA; encoded by the coding sequence ATGCTCGTGATCGGCGTCGCCGGCACCGAACTCACCGCGCAGGAGCGCGACTGGCTGCAGCACGACGCCTGCGCCGGCGTGATCCTGTTCACCCGAAATTTCGCCTCGAAGGCACAGGTCGCCGAGTTGTCGCAGGCGATACGGGAAGCCGCGCCGCGACCGCAACTGGTCTGCGTCGACCAGGAGGGCGGCCGTGTCCAGCGCTTCCGCGAGGGGTACAGCGCGCTCCCGCCACTGGAGGGTTTCGGGCGGCATTACGCACAGGACCCCGCGAAGGCGCTCGAGCTCGGCGAACAGCACGCCTGGCTGATGGCCAGCGAGATCCGCGCCAGCGGCGTCGACCTGAGCTTCGCGCCGGTAGTCGACCTGGGCCGCGGCAACCGTGCGATCGGCGACCGCGCGTTCTCGGAGGACCCGCAGGTGGTGGCCGAGTTCACCCGCGCCTACGTCCGCGGCATGCACGCGGCCGGCATGGCCGCGACGCTCAAGCACTTCCCGGGCCACGGCTCGGTGCTCGAGGACACTCATTTCGACGACGCGGTCGACCCGCGCCCGCTGGATGAGATCCGCGCGCTCGACCTGGTCCCGTTCGTCGCCGGCATCGAGGCGAACGCCGACGCGGTGATGATGGCGCACGTGGTGTATCCCGAAGTCGCCCCCGAACCGGCCGGCTACTCGAAGCGCTGGATCGAGGACATCCTGCGCGCCGAAATGGGCTTCCGCGGCGTGGTCTTCAGCGACGACATCGGCATGGCCGCGGCGTTCTCCGCCGGCGGCATCAAGCAGCGCGTCGACCTGCACCTGGACGCCGGCTGCGACGTGGTGCTCGTCTGCCACCCGGAGCTGGTCGAGGAATCGCTCAAGGCCGTGCAGGACCGTCCGCTCAACACGATGGCGCTGGCCGGCCTGATCGGGCGCGGGCCGATGGGCTGGGACGGGCTGCTGGCCGACGCCCGCTACGGCGACACCCGTGGCCGGCTGGAGGGTCTCGCCTGA